CATCAACTCTTTcactttcatttcagtttcacTTGACTTTTTGCcgaaaaaaatgattcatttgaTTTCGACAAATAGTGTTCAGTGATGGCTTGATTTTGTTAATTAACAAAGGACAAAGAAGCTTTCTGGTCGAATGACTACGTTATCCAGTGATGAGTCTGcttattgtagaataacacTTGAAAATTGCATCCTATTTGACAGTTCTGCAAACCAGGAAGTGTTGCTAGCATAAACAACAATACTGAGCTGTGGATATTTCCTATACCTTAGAAGAGAGTCAATATATTCAaacaggttcgaatccttatTTTTAGTGTTGTATTACGCAGTGACGCGCGGGGTGGTCGGTCGCGAATTGTCactaattcatttcaaaacaaagTAGCTCAACCTAAATTATACATTTATTCGAAACTCACTCGCATTTGAACTATATTTTTGGAtaaaaacaatttctactCGAAGCATAAGGTTTGAACAGTAATTAAGCTACTGTTCCTCTTTTATTCCCAGAGGGACCACTATGCCGCGACCGTGGTGTCCCATGCTTggacccagtaattactgatacggATTCTGAATGATCCTGATGCTTACTTAGCCTTATTATACATAAAATGCATGATACGAcatgatcgccatctattggaatttcgcTGAACTGTCAGATTTATGGAATCGCCAATAACGACGATTCGCACTGAACCATATTTCACATGCGCCATCTTTTGCTAATGAGGGTCATATCATTTAAGAACGGGGGCGTCCCAGGCTCGAATCCGGCTGATTCCTAGAGCCACCAACTCTTCCTGATTTTCGGTATTTCGTAACTATTTATGACAAAAAATGctgttttgatttgtttgacgAATACAGAAGTATGAaacatgttactgagggttttggtaattgagaattttctttcatatttcgataAAACCTTTGAACAAAATTCaattgttactgatagcacttttcggaTGTTGGTACGTGTTACCACAGCATTAAGATAGAATTAGCTACAAGTGATGATTAGAATAAAacacattgtcgtttttctcaTGAAATTTCGGTCAACGGACAATGACCTCGGGCTGACACTGATCCCCAGTTCCAGATCATAGAGGGTGAACGCAGAGGTGTCGTAGATTCGTTATTAATCGTTATATTATTCGTCGATTAATTATCGTTACTGATACCGATTCCAGAGTGACCCTGACCCGTTGCACACATATTAACTCAAGAAAATTTGCCATATCACATGAGGTAAAGGCATTTCGGCAGATCGGAACTAACTTAATTCACGGATTCTCATAACGCTAGAGGCCATGCTTAGATAagccatcctcgcttgccagggtttgattgccgccCGCCCGAAGTTCACGCCAACACCTCGCCGTAAAATAAGGCCCTTCATCGGTTTATGCCCGAAGATTTCTTGGGCAGACAGGTTACCGTTTAAGCGGCATTCAGTAAATTCAccttcaacattttcaaattcatttcgcATAAATCATGGTTGTTGTGAAATGTACCGGAAAAGATAACGTTGATTCTATTTGAacgatataatatatttttatcacTGACAGTTTAATCGTTTTTTCCAAGCTGTGAAATTCTCATCGAAATCGACTCGTCACTCGTTCATTTCGTACATCGCTCCGTCACAGAAAGGCATCATCATGAAAATCAGTGTGACTTTAATGTTTTTAGCTTTCATCGGTGTTTCATTAGTGAGTATATCCACATCTTTTTAAAGTTTAGGTCTGcatatgataatgaaacacCGCACTTGGTgaaaccttggagtaatcatcaTTCAAATGATAAGGTGAAGCCATTGAAACTCTCTTCCGTGatttaaagataatataaaaccGCACACTAAAGATTATGAAGATACTgcctgaaatgtttcctcgcTAGTATAAAGTCGAATTTAGTAAACCCTTAACCCGGGACCCTAAACTAGTTCTGTGATTCGGGGTTCTTTCAATTCCGTCTTTCGTGGGGTGTAGCGTTGCGGTGCTACTAAAATTCTAAACGGTCACGCtggaattaaaaaaattaagaattcaAAGCCAAGAGACTCAGGGTCGGTCCTATGGTCCATTGATCGCGTGGTGCTCTTGCCGTTGCATCGCACGGGCGCTCCATTCAGAACAATGGAACGTTCTCTTAAAAGTCTTCGGATTTAACGATTTATCGCGGTTTTTCGTCCCCCGACCAGTTCGTTGTACTGTTCGAGGTTCCAGTATAATGATGCACACAGTGTGCTGCGAGGTTCCAGTATAATGATGCACACAGTGTGCTGCGAGGTTCCAGTATAATGAGGCACACAGTGTGCTGCTAGAAACTGCGGGTGGGCGTTGCCTGCAGAGTGTCTTGATTACTTCAACGACGCCTATCCCTTAAACGAACCCGCCGAACCCGGTTAcaccatcctcccccggcagggattcgaacctgatggcatcgagattgccacgacacgaaaccctgccataatcgaccgtgtgcgcagatacatgcgcagttcagatgatgtgatttttagccaatcagaaatcccgtttattttagcccgggtttttctcatttaaagttattttgaaatttgcctcaacgattatacaacgagcaatctgattggtgccgccagttttcgttcggaaagctgcgcatgtacctgcgcacccggtctactgatgcaggggttcgtgccgtggctgagtgtagcgatgccatcaggttcgagtccctgcagagggaggatgggttTCACGGGCCTGAATTAATTAGTGATGTTTCGATGAATTGtttgttgaataatgaattaaagaattaaAGGGAAATGTCGATTTTAAGttgaattgtttatttatagGCGGTGCTCGACAAGGAATGTCATTCAGACGACGAATGCGGAATATCGGAATGTTGTATGATGACTGTGGGGGCGCCACATGAGATGCCCGGAATTTGCTTCAACGCTCATTTGAAAGACGCACCGTGTGACCCGCGACAGTACGAAACCGTCATGGGCAAACATTTGTTCGACTGCCCATGCGCTAAAAACTTGAAATGTGACAAAAATACCGATCCT
This sequence is a window from Tubulanus polymorphus chromosome 9, tnTubPoly1.2, whole genome shotgun sequence. Protein-coding genes within it:
- the LOC141910610 gene encoding uncharacterized protein LOC141910610; this encodes MLLRVLFNRFFQAVKFSSKSTRHSFISYIAPSQKGIIMKISVTLMFLAFIGVSLAVLDKECHSDDECGISECCMMTVGAPHEMPGICFNAHLKDAPCDPRQYETVMGKHLFDCPCAKNLKCDKNTDPEHLDSRPMICQPK